A stretch of Solea senegalensis isolate Sse05_10M linkage group LG10, IFAPA_SoseM_1, whole genome shotgun sequence DNA encodes these proteins:
- the lto1 gene encoding protein LTO1 homolog, whose translation MSTHDDLFDGILLAEERFRGEGYSEGFESGKSRGLLEGRRHGACHGAKLSTEISFYHGFAITWKCLLQNNTDNKSRKRLKALDTLMTLVQSSPHDDPQSAALQEDVEKIRAKFRQVCSMLNAPTDFKDYIKTSEGTSF comes from the exons ATGTCGACTCACGACGATTTGTTTGACGGAATTCTTCTGGCGGAGGAACG GTTTCGAGGAGAAGGTTACAGTGAGGGATTTGAGAGCGGGAAAAGTCGAGGATTGCTGGAGGGCCGCAGACATGGGGCCTGTCATGGAGCCAAGTTATCCACAGAG ATTTCCTTCTATCATGGGTTTGCCATCACCTGGAAATGTCTCCTCCAAAATAACACAGACAACAAATCAAG gaagCGTCTGAAAGCTCTGGACACTCTGATGACTCTGGTCCAGTCCTCTCCTCATGATGACCCACAGTCAGCAGCGCTGCAGGAGGATGTGGAGAAGATCCGAGCCAAGTTCAGACAG GTCTGCTCGATGCTGAACGCCCCAACTGACTTCAAGGATTACATCAAAACCTCTGAGGGGACTTCCTTCTGA